CCGACGGGACCGGGCTCATCACCTGGAACTTTCCGGGGAAGGAGTTTGGCGTGCCGTCCGTGAAGAGCACCACGATGCGCAGCCCCGACTGGCTGCCATACGGGACGGCGCGGAGCTGATCCCAGGCCTCATAGAGGGCCTCCGCCGTCGCAGTCTCTCCGTTCGCCTTCGTGGCCGCGATGTCGGCGTCGATCTGAGCAGGAACGAAGCCGCGCGCGGAACCCATGGGCTCCGCAAGCGTGGTGCCAGAGGAGAACGTGATCAGCGCGATCCGATCGGCCTCCGGATCGAATTTGCCCACGAACTCCATCGCCGCTGCCTGCACGGCGGGGAAGGCCCCCAACAACGACCCCGACCGGTCGATGACGAAGGACATGTCGACCAGCCGCCGCGTGGCCGTCGCGTCGGCCGACACCGTGAGGGTGTCGAACTTGGCCATGCGCATGAAGGTCGTCGGCAGCGTGGCGGTCGAGGACACCGTGATGATGTGGGAGCCGTCCGAGCCGATATCGAACTTCAGCCCGGGCGGGTTCCGCAGGGAGCTCACACCGAGGAAGCCCGGCGGGAAGTTCGCGTTGAAGATGTTGTTGGCGACGGCCGTCGCCGTCGCGGAGTCCGCGGTGATGTTCCGGGCCGCCGCCAGGGCGGCGGCATCCACGGCCTTCGCGAGGGCGACCCGCACGAGGTATCCGCGGCCGAGATCGATGGCCAGCCCCGTGCACAGCAGGATCGGCACCAGGAAGATGCCCACGTACACCAGGGCTATGCCCTTCTCCCTCGCGTCATCCACCCTCTCGATGGTCATCCGATTGTCACCTCGTGCGCACCCGCGCGTGGCCCTCAGAAGTACGCGACCGAGTAGAGGCTGTTGGGGAGCTGGACGCCCGCGAGCGGCGTGATGTCGCGTCGCTTGAGGTAGATCTCGGCCACGTACACCGACTGGCCCTGGCGGATGGTCAGGCTGTTCGGGAGCGGGGCCCTCGCCCGTATGCTGCTGTCACGAAGATCCTTTGCAGTGTAGGTCGGACCTGCACCGTACGAGGACGGCGGGGGCTCCCCGAGCACGCTCGCGCCGGTCAGCGTCCCCGCGACGTGCCGCTGGGTGATGATGGGGTCCCCCGCGGTCGGCCCTCCCGGCGGACCCAGCTCGACGACCGAGAGGATGAGCTTCGTGTCGGCGTCGAAGTCGGGGCGGGCCGAGCGGATCGCGGACTCGACGACGTCGAGGCTCTTCTCCCTCAGGGCGAGATTCGCTCCCTCTCGTGCGAGATTGATGGCGACGTACTGCTGGTAGATCAGGTATCCCACCTGGAAGATCCCGAGGATCAGGACGATCAGGAGAGAGATCGTGATGCCGAACTCGGCGAGCGTCTGGCCACGCGAGCGTCCCTTCGCCTCTCGCGTCCGCTCCGGGCCCGTGAGCGATGGTCTCCTCGACATGGAATCCCCCAGTCCTCACGAGGCGGGATAGGGCTCGTTCCTCATCGTGGCAGAGACGGCCAGGTTGATGACGCCCCCCTTGCCGACGAGCGGCCACAGCATCGGCGAGATCAGCCGGTACGGATGCGTGACCGTGACCCGGATGACGTCGTTGGGGCCGCCCGTGCCCGGCGTGTCGTGCGTGACATCGCGGAAGTCGAACTCGCTGTCGACGATCTTGAGCCCGGGCGTCGCATTGCGCATGCTGCGCATGATCGAGTCCTTGTTTCTGGTCGGGTTGGAGGCGGTGTTCGCCTGCTGTCCCGTCACCGCGGACCGCGTCGCTTCGGTGACCCCGTTCTGGAGGGTCATGTAGGCGAAGAAGAGCATCCCCGCGTCGATCACCGAGAACGTGAGCAGCAGAAGGAGCACGATGCCGATGGCCGTCTCGATGAGGGCCTGGCCAGGCGCCGGTCGCGGGGAGCCGGCGCGACGCGGTCGCCGGGTGCTCGTCGGGCGAGCGGAGGGCTGTGGGTCGTGGTTGCGCACGGTGTCCGTGGGCACGGTGCAAGTGCCATGCCCTCTGGGGGGGGCGGACGCGGCTCGGTAGCCGCGTGCAGCACGGACGCCGCGCCGGCCCGGGGCTAGGGCCTCGAGTTCACGTGTTCACGTGCGCTGTGCCCGCGGGTTCCCATCCCGTCGAGGGCGCGGGGCTACCGCCGTGTGAGCCAGTAGCGCTGGAACTCGGGCAGGAAGGTGAGCGTCTCCAGGGACCGCATCCGGTCGAGGTACACCTTCCCGTCCAGGTGGTCGCACTCGTGCTGCACCACGCGGGCGTGGAAGCCCTCGGCCGTGAAGCGGACCGCCTTGCCGTCGCGCCCGTAGCCCTCGACCCGCACGCGCGTGAAGCGCGGCACCTTGCCGCGCAGGTCGGGCACGCTGAGACAGCCCTCCCAGTCCTCCTCCTGGTCCTGCGTGAGCGGGGTCAGCCTGGGGTTGATGAGGACGGTGGGCGGGACCGGCTCCGCATCGGGGTAGCGCGGGTTCGACTCGACGCCGTAGATGACGATGCGGCGCGAGACGTGCACCTGGGGCGCGGCGAGGCCCGCGCCGTCGTGGTCGCCCATGGTCTCGAACATGTCGTCGATCAGGCGCTGGATCTCGGGCGCGCCGATCGCCTCGGGAGAGACCGGCTCGGCCACCTGCCGGAGGATGGGGTGGCCCAGCCGCGCCACCTTGAGGACCGCCATCCCTCCTCGTGTCGCAGATCGGCGCGGGAGCTGCAAACGCGAGTTTGCGAGCCCGTGAGCGCGCCGCTACGATCGCCGCACGCCGCTCCCCACCGCATCCGTCGCGGACGCGCTGCTCGCGGCCGCCTGGGCTCTGCTCGTGCTCGACGGCGTCTGGCAGACCCGCCGCGAGCACGCGGCGCGCGCGCGGCTCGGGCCGGTCGTGCTGCGCTCCTGGCAGCCGTCGGTGGCGGCCGGCCTGGCGGTGCTGGTGACCACGCTCGCGGGCGCCGCGGTGCTCGAGCGGGCGCTCGGGCGCTTCGCGTTCCGGCCCGGCGCCGCGCTCCTCGGCCTCATGCTCGCGAGCGCCGGCGTCGTCCTGCACGGCTGGGCACGGCGGACGCTCGGGCCGATGTGGTCGGGCGTGGTCCAGGTGCGCGCGCAGCACGTGCTCGTCGAGCGCGGGCCGTACCGCCTCGTGCGCCACCCGATCTACCTGGCCGGCCTCCTGCTCGCCGCCGGCTCGTTCCTCGCGCATCCGTCGCCCGCGAGCGCGTGCCTCGGGGGCGGCTTCGCCGCCGGCGTGGTGCTGAAGGCGTGGCTCGAGGAGCACGCGCTGCGCGGCGTGCTCGGGGAGGAGTACACGCGCTACGCGGCGCGCGTGCCGGCGCTGATTCCGTGGCCGCGCGCGCCCCGCCACCTGCGCCGAGCGGTCAGCGGCACGCCGCGATGAGCCGGCGCCAGAGCTCGTCGTCCGTGCCCGGCCGGACCGGCGCGTAGAACCCGAGGCGGTCGATCACGCCGCCGTACTTCTTCTTGAGCAGCCCGGGGATCTCGTCGTAGGTGCCCTCGACGGCGTAGACCTCCAGCATCTCGTCGGTGATGAGCGAGGCCATGCCGGCCCAATCGCCCTGCGCGGCCTTCTCGTTCAGGCGGTAGCAGGTCTCGCCCCAGCCGTGCGCCTCGAGGACGCCGATGTACGTGCGGGTCGAGGCGTAGAAGGAGATCTGCTGGCGCACCGGCGCCCGCGCCCGCTCGATCTCGTCGCGGCTCTTGCCGGCGATGACGAACGCGGTGGTGGCGAGCGCCACCTGCTCGCTCCTGCGGCTCGCCTTCTCGAGTCCGGCCTCGACGTTCGGCAGCACGCTCTCGCGGATGAACTTCATCGAGTGGAAGGGATGGATGTGGAAGCCGTCGGCCAGCTCGCCGGCGAGCCTGCACACGTAGGGGTTCAGGCCCGCGATGTAGAGCTGGGGCAGCGGGCAGTCGAGCGGCGCGGGGCTGAAGAAGGGCGTCATCAGGCTGAACCGGTAGTACTTGCCCTCGAACCCGGGCCGCGTCCCGTGCTGCCACACGTCCCAGATGTGGCGGATCAGCTGGATCATCTCGCGCAGCCGCGGCCCCGGCGCCAGCCACGGCGTCGAGTAGCGGCGCTCGTTGTGCCCCTTCACCTGCGTGCCGAGCCCGAGGACGAAGCGGCCGCGCGAGGCGGCCTGCAGGTCCCAGGCGACCTGGGCGTGGACGAGCGGGCTGCGCGGGAAGGCGACCGCGATGTTGGTGCCGATCGTGATGCGCTCGGTCGCCGTCGCGGCGAACGCCGCGGGCAGGTACGGGTCGTGCCCCGCTTCCGCCGTCCACAGGCCGTCGTAGCCGAGCCGCTCGACGTGCGCCGCGAGCCGGGCCGCGTCGCGCAGGTCGGTCGTCATGAGGCCGCCGTCGATCTTCATGGCCGCCCCCTAGTCAAGTCGCGAGCGTCCGGTCAAGTACGCCCACGTGATCAGCCGAGCCGGAAGGGCAGGTAGATGAGGGCGGACATCGCCGCCGTGCACGGGATGGTCAGGATCCACGCCAGCACCACGCTCTGCGCCACGCCCCAGCGCACGGCCGAGAAGCGCCGCGTGCTGCCGACGCCGACGATCGCGCCCGTGATGGTGTGCGTCGTGCTCACCGGGATGCCGAAGGTGGCCGAGCCGAGCAGCGCGATGGCGCCCGCCGTCTCGGCGCAGAAGCCGCCGACCGGCTGGAGCGCCGTCAGCCGCATGCCCATGGTGCGCACGATCCGCCAGCCGCCGAACGCCGTGCCGAGCGCGATCGCCGCGTGGCAGATCAGGATGACCCAGAACGGCACGTAGAACTTCTCGCCCAGGTAGCCCGAGGTGAAGAGGAGCACGGCGATGATGCCCATCGTCTTCTGCGCGTCGTTGGTGCCGTGCCCGAGGCTGTAGCCGGCGGCCGAGACGAGCTGGAGCCGCCGGAAGGCGCGATCGATCGTGGCCGGCGTGGCCCGATAGACGAGGCGGATGATGACCAGCATGAAGAGCGCGCCCAGGAGGAAGCCGACGAGCGGGGAGACGACGATGAAGACGACGACCTTCACCAGCCCCGCCGGCAGCAGCACCCCGAAGCCGGCCTTCGCGATCCCGGCGCCGGCGAGGCCCGCGATGAGCGCGTGCGAGGAGCTGCTCGGGAGCCCGTAGCGCCAGGTGATCAGATCCCAGAGGAAGGCGCCCACGAGCGCCGCGAAGATGACCGCGTGGTCCACCACCTCGGGGGAGACGATCCCCCTCCCCACCGTGGTCGCCACCGCCACCCCGAAGCCGAAGGCCGCCACGAAGTTGAAGAACGCCGCCCACGCCACCGCCGCACGCGGCGTGAGCACCCGGGTCGAGACGATGGTGGCGATCGAGTTGGCCGCGTCGTGGAAGCCGTTCATGAAGTCGAAGGCCAGCGCGACGAGGATGAGGAGGACGAGGACGAGCATGCCGGTGAGCGAAGGCCGGCGCGCCGCTCAGGCGTACTCGAGTGCCACGCCTTCGATCACGTTGGCGACGTCCTCGCAGCGATCGATCGCGTTCTCCAGGTAGTCGTAGATCTCCTTCCACTTGACGACGTGGATGGGATCGGCGCCCTCGCGGAAGAGGCGGGCGACCGCGCGCCGCAGGAGCTGGTCGCCCAGGTTCTCGAGGCGGTTGATCTCCGTGCAGTGGGCGAGGAGGCGCGGCCGGTCTTTCAGGTCGCGCAGCGTGCCCACGGCCGCTCCCATCTCCACGACCGCCTTCTTCAGCACCTCTGCCAGCTCGCGCGCCTCGGGCTCCATGGTGCGGATGCCGTAGAGCGCGATGCGCTCGGCCGAGGCCTCGATCAGGTCGAGGACGTCGTCCATGCGCGAGATGAGCTCGTGGATGTCGCCGCGGTCGATGGGCGTGATGAAGGTCTGGTGCAGGCGCTCGATCACCGTGTGGGTGATCTCGTCCCCCTGGTGCTCGACGGCCTTCACCCGGACCGCCTGCTGCTCGGGATCGGCGCCGTCGTGGAGCACGGCGGCCAGGAGCTCCGCCGCCTCGCGCGCGCGCTCGGCGTGCTGCTCGAAGAGGTCGAAGAACTGCTCGCCCCCGCTCGCCGGAAGGAGGCGCGCGAAGAACCCCTTGTGCGGCGCCGTCGCCATGCTCGAGTCCGGCCCATAGCACGGCGACCTCGGCTGCTCCAGCGGGGTCAGCGCCCACCGAGCGCCGCCCGCAGCCGGCGCGTCTGGGCGGGCGAGAGCGCGGGGGGCGGGTAGTGGCTGTCGAGCCCCTCGAGCGCGGCGACCAGCGCCGACGCGACCGCCAGGTTGCGATACCACCGGTGGTCGGCCGGGATCACGTACCAGGGCGCGGGCCGCGTGCTGCAGCGCGTGAGGAGCTTCTCGTAGGCCGTCACGTACCGGTCCCAGAGCGCCCGCTCCTTCAAATCGCCCGCCGAGAACTTCCAGTACTTGCCCGGGTCGGCCAGGCGCTCGAGGAGCCGGCGGCGCTGCTCGCCCTTGCTGATGTGGAGGAAGAACTTCAGGATGAGGGTGCCGTTCTCGGCGAGGATGCGCTCGAAGCCGTTGATCTGATCGTAGCGCTGGCGCACGACCGCGCGCGGCACGGTGCGATGCACGCGCGGCACCAGCACGTCCTCGTAGTGCGAGCGGTTGAAGATCGTGATGTGCCCGCGCCGCGGGGCGGCGCGGTGCGCGCGCCAGAGGAAGTCGTGCGCGGCCTCCTCCTCGGTCGGCACCTTGAAGGGGACGACCTCGCAGCCGCTCGGGTTGACGCCGTTCATGACGTGCTTGACGGTGCCGTCCTTGCCCGACGTGTCCATGCCCTGGAGCACGACCAGCACCGCGTGGCGGCGTTCGGCGTAGAGTACGTCCTGGAGCTTCGCGAGCCGCGCGATGTCGCGCCCGAGCTTGGCGCGCGCCGCGCCCTCGTCGGCGTGCTTGCCGGTGTCGGCGGGGTCGATCCGATCGAGCCGGACGCGGGTGCGGGGCGGGACGCGATGATGGGCCATGGCGGCGGGCTATATCCGCCTGCCGTTCAGTCGGGCAACTGTGCACGGGTCGCGCATCCTGTTATGAGGGCGTGACACCGGGGTTACGGCTCGATGACGAGCGGCCATCTGCGGGCGCATCCGATGACAGACGGGACGAGGCTCGCTAGAGTGTCGTCCGTGCGGCTCGCGGCGATCGACGTCGGCTCGAACTCCGTCCACCTCGTGGTCGCTGACGTGAGCGCCGACGGGCGCGTCGAGGTCGTCGACCGGGTGAAGGAGATGGTGCGCCTGGGGCGCCGCACCTTCACCACCGGCCGGCTCCCGCGCGCGGCGATGGATCTGGCCGTGGGCGCGGTGAAGACCTTCGCGCGCCTCGCGCGCGCGCGGCGCGTGGTGCGCGTGCGCGCGGTGGCCACCAGCGCGGTGCGCGAGGCGCGCAACGGTCTCACGTTCGTGCGCCGCCTGCGCCGCGAGACCGGGCTGCCCGTCAAGGTCATCACCGGGGCCGAGGAGGCGCGCCTCATCTTCCGCGCCGCGCAGCACGCGCTCGGGCTCCACGGCGGCCCCCATCTCCTCCTCGACCTGGGCGGGGGGAGCGTCGAGCTCGTGCTCGTGCACGAGGGCCGCCCGCTCTGGTTGCGCAGCCTGCCGCTCGGCGCCGCCCGCCTGACGGAGCGCTTCCTCGCCGGCGACTCGCCCACCGCGCGCCAGGTCGAGCGCCTGGAGAAGCACCTCAAGCGCGAGCTGGGCCCGCTCCTCACGTCGGCCCGCCACGCCGGCGTGGCGCGCGTGATCGGCACCTCGGGGACCGTGAACACGCTGGTCGCGATGGCGGCGGGCGCGCGCGGGCAGGATCCGGCGCGGCTCCACGGCGCCCACGCGACGGCGCGCGAGGTCACCCGCGTCCGCCGGCGCGTGCTCGCGCTCCCGGCCGGCCGCCGGGCGGAGCTCCCCGGTATGGACGCAAAGCGCGTCGACCTCATGCCAGCGGCGGCGGTTCTCGTGGACCTCGTGCTTGCCCGCACGGGCGCGCCGCAGCTGATGGCGTGCGCTTGGGCCCTGCGCGAGGGCGTGCTGCTCGACCTGGCCGGCGTGCGCCGGGATCCGATGGCGGGGGCGGAGTACGACCGCCAGCGCGCCGTGGAGGCCCTGGCGGCGCGCTTCGTGGGGGCGAATGCGCACGGCCGCCACGTGGCGCGCCTCGCGCTGGCGCTCTTCGACGGCACGGCCGCGGCGCTCGGTCTGCCCGCGACGGCACGCGAGCTCCTCCACCATGCCGCCCTCCTCCACGACATCGGGCACGCGATCGAGCACAACCGCCACCATCACCACTCGTGCTATCTCATCCGCAACGCGGAGCTCGTCGCCTTCGACCCGCTCGAGATCGAGATCATGGCGCAGGTGGCGCGCGGCCATCGCAAGCAGATCCCGAAGCTCGCCGACCCGGAGCTGCGGGTGCTGCCCGGCGCGGCGCGGCGGGTGGTACGCGCCCTCGCCGCGCTGCTGCGGACGGCCGACGCGCTCGACCGCACGCAATTCGGGGTGGTCCGGCGGCTCGCTGTCACGCTCTCGCGCGCCCGCCTGGTGATCGAGGTCGAGGCGGACGGCGACGAGGCCGAGCTCGACCTGTGGGCGGCCGACCGCCGGGCGGAGCTGCTCGGGCGGCTGCTCGACCGGCCGGTGGTGCTGCGCCGCACGCGCCGTGGCGCAGCGGCGCTCCCCCAGCTGCGCGCGAGCGGAGCGTCATGAGCGTGGGTGGCCGCGCGAGCGCCCTCACCGAGCCGCATCCCTACCCGGGCCGGCTCATCACGGTGGAGGGGATCGACGGCTCGGGGAAGTCGACCCAGCTCCTCCTCCTCGACCGCTGGCTCAGCGCGCGCGGCTTCCCCGTCCGCTTCACCGAGTGGAATTCTTCGCGTCTCGTCCGGCGGGCCATGAGGCGAGGCAAGAAGAAGGACCTGCTCACGCCGACTACCTTCAGCCTCCTGCACGCGGTCGACTTCGCCGACCGCCTCACCTACCAGATCGTCCCGCCGCTCAAGGCGGGCATGATCGTGCTCGCCGACCGCTACGTCTACACCGCCTTCAGCCGCGACGTGGCGCGCGGCGTCCATCCGGCATGGGTGCGCGCGGTCTACAGCTTCGCGCCCCGGCCGGACCTCGCGCTCTACTTCCGGGTGCCGATCGAGGTCTCGCTCGACCGCCTGCTCGGCGGGCGGGCGAAGCTCAAGTACCACGAGGCCGGCATGGACCTCGGCCTGGCGCCCGAGCCGGTGCAGAGCTTCCGCCTCTTCCAGAGCCGCGTCCTCGACATCTACGATCGCCTGGCGGAGGAGTTCGAGCTGCGCGTGATCGACGCGACGGGCGACATCCCGACCCAGCAGAAGGTGGTCCGGCGCATGGTCCAGGAGGTGCTGCGCGGCTACGCGCGCCCGCCGGCGGTCGAGAGGGCCAATGGCGCGCGGGGCTAGGCGCGGCAGGCGGTGGTACGGCGACGGCCTCCCCTACCTCAAGACGGGGCCGCTGCCCGGACACCTGATCGTCATCGAGGGCACGGACGGGGTCGGGCGCTCGACGCAGATCGAGCTCCTGCGCCCCTGGCTCGAGCTCGAGGGCTGGGCGGTGAGCAACACGGGCTGGACCCGCTCGCCGCTGCTCTCCGACACCATCAACGAGGCCAAGGCCGGCCACGAGCTGACCGTCGTCACCTTCAGCCTGCTCTACGCCGCCGACTTCGCCGATCGCCTCGAGCACCAGATCATCCCCGCGCTGCGCGCCGGCTTCATCGTGATCGCGGACCGCTACATGTACAACGCCTTCGCGCGCAACACGGTGATGGGGGCCGACCCGCACTGGACCCGCCAGCTCTTCGGGTGCGCGCTCATGCCCGACCTGGTCCTCTACCTCGAGATCGACGTCGACGGCCTCCTGCCGCGTGTCGTGCAGGGCAAGGGCATGGACTACTGGGAGTCCGGCATGCACCTGGCGCTCGGCAACGACATCTTCGAGTCCTTCCAGCGCTACCAGCGGCGCCTCATCGAGGAGTACAACGTGCTCGCCAGGGAGTTCGACTTCGTGACCGTCGATGCGCGCCGATCGATCGACGCCATCCAGGGCGAGCTGCGCGAGCACGTGGTCGCCTACCTCGCCGGGGCACGCCGCGCGCCGCCGTCCCCGGGCAGCGACCAGACCGCGAACCATCGCGTGCGCCGCCGCGGCTGAGATGACCGCGCTCCGCGTGCCCCAGCGGGCGGGACTCGTCCTCTCGCCCGACGACGGCGCAGCCGTCGCCGCCCGGGTCGTGGTCCGCTTTCACCTGCGCGCCTTCGCGCGCGTCGAGCCGGCCGCGCGGGCCGGCGAGGTCGAGCCGGTGCACCAGCTGCGGGTCGCCACGCGCCGGCTGCGCGCGGCGCTCCGGCTCTTCGCCCCCGTCCTGCCCGCACGCTTCGCCGCCGCGGCGCACCGCGACCTCGCCTGGCTCGCGACCGCGATCGGCGCCGTGCGCGACCTCCACGTCCTCGGCGAGACGTTGCGCAAGCAAGCGGCGCGGCTCGACCCGGAGCTGCGCCGGGCGGTCGGCCCGCTCGGCGTCGCGCTGCACGAGCAGCATGAGCGCACGCTCGCGGAGCTGGGCACGAGGCTCGACGGCAAGCGCGCCCGTCGCCTGCTCGAGCGGCTCGCCGCGTTCGCCGACTCGCCCGCCCCGGTCGGCCGTGGGCCGCGGCTGGGCGACGTCGCGGCCGACCTGATCCGCCCCCACGTGCGGGGGGTCGTGCGCGCCGGCCGCCGCCTCGGCCCTGACGCGGCACCTCCCGACCTGCATCGCCTCCGCGTCCGGGTGAAGCGGCTGCGCTACGCGCTCGAGACGCTGCGCAGCCTGGGCGACCGTTCGGTGCGCGAGGTCCTCGTACGCCTCGAGCGCCTGCAGGACACCCTCGGCAAGGGCCAGGACGCGGCCACGGCGATCGCCTGGCTGCGCGGCTACGCCGCGACCCGCGGAGTTCCGGCGGCATCGTTGCTGCCCGCCGGGGCGCTGATCCAGGCGCTGGCGCGCCGTGTGCGCAAGCAGCGCCGGCGCGGGCTCAAGGCCTGGCGGCGGTTCGAGCGCACCCGGCTCCTCGAGAGCGTGCTCAAGGAGCTGGCGGCCGAGGCGTCCCCGCCGCGGGAGGCGGCGCGCGCATGATGCTCTACGTGCTGCGCCACGGGGTCGCCGAGGAGGTCGGCCCCGAGGGCACCGACGGCTCGCGGCGGCTCACTCCGGCCGGCCGGCGGAAGCTGCGCGCGGTGGCGGCCGGCGTGCGCGGCCTGGGCCTCGCCTTCGACGCGATCCTGACCAGCCCGCTCGTGCGCGCCGCGGAGACCGCGGCCATCGTCGCGGAGGCCCTGCGCAACCAGCCCGTGCCGCGCGAGCTGGCCGCGCTCGAGCCGGGCGTCGCGCCGGTCGAGACCGTGCGCGCCCTGCGCGCCTTTGCGCGCCACGAGCACGTGGCCATCGTGGGCCACGAGCCCGGCCTGAGCGGCGTCGTGGCGCTCCTCCTGACCGGCTCGCCCGACGGGCTGAGGCTGGTCCTCAAGAAAGGCGGCCTGGTCGCCCTCGAGGTGCGCGATCCGGGGCGGGGCCGCGCCGCGACGCTGCACTGCATGCTCACGCCGCGCCAGCTCAGGCGGCTCGGGCGCTGAGCAGGCGCTACGCCGCGGCGGGAGCGGGCGACCGGCGCGCGCGCCGGCAGACGATGTGCACGCCGTACTGGCGCAGTGGCGCGAGGCGCGCGTCGACCGCCTCGAGGTCGGCCTGGTCGGCGCTCGGCGCAAGGCGGATCTCGATGCGTCCGCCCGCGCCGCGGCGGCGGACGTCGTCGACGATGAGCTCGGTCAGGTAGGGCGTCAGCGCACCGCTCCGGTAGAGGCGGCCGACCCGCACATGGATCAAAGGTGTTCTGCTCATGCGCCCGAGCCTAGTGCACGGACGTTGCGCACCCGGGTCGCCCGCATGAGGTGTTCGTGAACCCGCACGGCGCAGGGGGGGCGCACCAGGGGCGCCCCGCAGGATCTACCGTACTGAGCGAAGCGTCCCCGGTGCGTGCGTAAGGAGAGAGGACGGGGGGCGCGAACCGTAGCCCGCCCGCGTTGCTCCCCTGCGAAGGGAACATGAACAGTCGGCGTATTGCAGCCGGCGGGCCAAGGATTCACGCGCCGTTCACCGCCTCGCGACGGGGCCGCCATCCAGCCTGACGATCATGGTGGTGTATGCAGCATCCCGAGCCACGGCGCGGAGGAGGCGGCGACGGCTGCCTGGTCCGCACCTCCCAGTTCAGCGCGGGCCTCGCGTCGAGCGACCGCGAGGTCGAGGAGGGCCAGCGGCTGCGTTACCGCGTGTTCGCCGACGAGTTCGGCGCCTGCGTCCCGGGCGGGGCAAACGGCCTCGACCGCGACGACCTCGATCCATTCTGTCACCACCTCGTCGTGCGCGAGCGGCGGAGCGGCACGTTGGTCGGAA
The sequence above is a segment of the Deltaproteobacteria bacterium genome. Coding sequences within it:
- a CDS encoding thymidylate kinase, which produces MARGARRGRRWYGDGLPYLKTGPLPGHLIVIEGTDGVGRSTQIELLRPWLELEGWAVSNTGWTRSPLLSDTINEAKAGHELTVVTFSLLYAADFADRLEHQIIPALRAGFIVIADRYMYNAFARNTVMGADPHWTRQLFGCALMPDLVLYLEIDVDGLLPRVVQGKGMDYWESGMHLALGNDIFESFQRYQRRLIEEYNVLAREFDFVTVDARRSIDAIQGELREHVVAYLAGARRAPPSPGSDQTANHRVRRRG
- the sixA gene encoding phosphohistidine phosphatase SixA → MMLYVLRHGVAEEVGPEGTDGSRRLTPAGRRKLRAVAAGVRGLGLAFDAILTSPLVRAAETAAIVAEALRNQPVPRELAALEPGVAPVETVRALRAFARHEHVAIVGHEPGLSGVVALLLTGSPDGLRLVLKKGGLVALEVRDPGRGRAATLHCMLTPRQLRRLGR
- a CDS encoding CHAD domain-containing protein; protein product: MRADRSTPSRASCASTWSPTSPGHAARRRPRAATRPRTIACAAAAEMTALRVPQRAGLVLSPDDGAAVAARVVVRFHLRAFARVEPAARAGEVEPVHQLRVATRRLRAALRLFAPVLPARFAAAAHRDLAWLATAIGAVRDLHVLGETLRKQAARLDPELRRAVGPLGVALHEQHERTLAELGTRLDGKRARRLLERLAAFADSPAPVGRGPRLGDVAADLIRPHVRGVVRAGRRLGPDAAPPDLHRLRVRVKRLRYALETLRSLGDRSVREVLVRLERLQDTLGKGQDAATAIAWLRGYAATRGVPAASLLPAGALIQALARRVRKQRRRGLKAWRRFERTRLLESVLKELAAEASPPREAARA
- a CDS encoding thymidylate kinase, translating into MSVGGRASALTEPHPYPGRLITVEGIDGSGKSTQLLLLDRWLSARGFPVRFTEWNSSRLVRRAMRRGKKKDLLTPTTFSLLHAVDFADRLTYQIVPPLKAGMIVLADRYVYTAFSRDVARGVHPAWVRAVYSFAPRPDLALYFRVPIEVSLDRLLGGRAKLKYHEAGMDLGLAPEPVQSFRLFQSRVLDIYDRLAEEFELRVIDATGDIPTQQKVVRRMVQEVLRGYARPPAVERANGARG